A part of Bartonella quintana genomic DNA contains:
- a CDS encoding creatininase family protein, producing the protein MTSDTPFLALLPLGAHEYHGNHLPFETDWIIAEAFAKALILQTKKQFSIALLPVEKIGYSVEHMDVAGTQTRTFSNAIERWINIGENCYRKGIKRFLLLNAHGGNSPLMSIVITELRRRFSMLAVATSWNRFGLPQGLMKPSQHHLDIHGGFIETSLMLYLAPEKVHMEKAENFHNKQADMIANYQYLRAYGPHAFGWTMRDLNLQGAAGNAREATSQAGEAIFSHVLCGLRGLLDDINRFKIDAL; encoded by the coding sequence ATGACATCTGATACGCCTTTCCTTGCTCTTTTGCCCTTGGGTGCACACGAATATCACGGAAATCATCTCCCCTTTGAAACCGATTGGATTATTGCTGAAGCTTTTGCAAAAGCACTTATTTTACAAACGAAAAAACAATTTTCTATCGCACTCTTACCGGTTGAAAAGATTGGCTATTCGGTAGAACATATGGATGTTGCTGGTACACAAACACGCACCTTTTCTAACGCTATTGAGCGATGGATAAATATTGGTGAAAACTGCTACCGTAAAGGTATTAAGCGTTTTCTTCTTCTCAACGCCCACGGAGGAAATTCACCTTTAATGAGCATCGTTATTACCGAATTACGAAGGCGTTTTTCAATGCTCGCGGTAGCAACAAGCTGGAACCGTTTCGGTCTACCGCAAGGTTTAATGAAACCGTCTCAACACCATCTTGATATCCATGGAGGATTTATTGAAACCTCCTTAATGCTCTATTTAGCACCAGAAAAAGTGCATATGGAGAAGGCAGAAAATTTTCATAACAAGCAAGCGGATATGATTGCCAATTATCAGTATTTACGGGCCTATGGTCCTCATGCTTTTGGATGGACAATGCGTGATCTTAATCTGCAAGGAGCAGCAGGCAATGCACGTGAAGCAACATCGCAAGCAGGTGAAGCAATTTTTTCTCATGTTCTTTGTGGACTTCGTGGTTTACTTGATGATATTAATCGATTTAAAATAGATGCCTTATAA
- a CDS encoding autotransporter outer membrane beta-barrel domain-containing protein, with protein sequence MIKVFRNRVYLYTFTTAILSLLQNGRGVCANAEEPSNRHYNITVVPVSYSGARVSGLGDGNRISGSLISGKRIGSLSGLSGERGGSGSIQGVTTGQTDKVLSGEGGERGGGRYVYKYDKGKITLYKGLYYLCDDCEEDTIDNKSYKITSGNVSQYPSNTAITVKGKKAAVKGKNVTVSSEVSDKSFTRGVFVSEHGKIVLTNPIIKNAVTALNASNGTIKVHKGTIEGSHRGVEAIGNNALVILEDTKVKTSDGKASISSYGGAGVLMNEGSVDFTNSHGVSSTLGGVVTLEGTAITGKGKEKNQENFAGFFVDVGGSVKFKGTADFTDVHGILSENTVNTFNSVPISEDLSKYSRVTEVNLTSSSVTVNGDMSYGIYFRGEKPWDEYRNNEDSNEQKTPPRLEAINLRRTKFSVPDSIAVYSTDATYGVVNLMQSELSGDSLLRVEKGALVKVLASASVLEGGAYVDDHSTAELYLGVGSKWILKERERGSPESDRKNDSSVSLVLLTNDSSIDFKKPESALTYDYQTLRIGNGVGEVYRAKDGAHIYLNTYLNEGGALKDQKTDRLLIHGDAAGKTTVHVRSISESPGGYTGNGGNDQGISIIQVSGTANEDSFQLDGGYVALHGTPYQYKLYAYGPESTLGGSSSHQRLVKGEGDFWDFRLENQYLDSGPRPEPEPEPEPEPEPEPEPEPEGRPFPPVEPGVKDVVPQVPTYLLLPNSLFHAGLVNISNQNKHLERLRATSGGMPRIHENPALFLRGYAGHYRYSSNLSALEYGYGGELGYNALEAGVLLKTIENAYSNTFFGVIGAYERLSLQPLAVEQSQKSAFDKWSVTAYGTMQYDAGFYVDGLLSYGLFKGDVLTLARGKTATLKGNPLSVSLTGGQSFATGYEGFVFDPQVQVVYQHLRINPARDIDNFEIELGKLDQWAMRVGGRLTKTFPVTDEARVVSFYSKFYLAHGFDGKQSVHFKDAFQLGAFGSSLEAGLGFNARLSSKFALHGDLVYQHKLSKAGFSGTSFVGGLRYQF encoded by the coding sequence ATGATTAAAGTTTTTAGAAATCGTGTATATTTATATACTTTCACAACGGCTATCCTTTCTTTGCTACAAAATGGAAGAGGGGTTTGTGCAAATGCAGAGGAGCCTAGTAATAGGCATTATAATATTACTGTTGTTCCTGTTTCTTATTCTGGGGCACGCGTTAGCGGACTTGGGGATGGCAATAGGATTAGTGGGAGTCTCATAAGTGGGAAGCGCATAGGGAGCCTGAGTGGGCTTAGTGGAGAGCGTGGGGGTAGCGGATCTATCCAGGGTGTTACAACGGGACAAACCGATAAGGTTCTTAGTGGAGAAGGGGGGGAGAGAGGGGGAGGGAGGTATGTTTACAAATATGATAAAGGGAAGATTACGCTGTATAAGGGTTTATATTATCTGTGCGATGACTGCGAAGAGGATACAATTGACAATAAGTCTTATAAGATTACGAGTGGGAATGTTTCTCAATATCCTTCTAATACTGCTATAACGGTAAAGGGGAAAAAGGCGGCCGTGAAGGGAAAAAATGTGACTGTTAGCAGTGAAGTTTCGGATAAATCTTTTACACGTGGTGTATTTGTATCAGAGCACGGAAAAATTGTTTTGACAAATCCGATTATCAAGAATGCAGTTACAGCCCTTAACGCCAGTAATGGAACAATTAAGGTCCATAAGGGAACTATTGAGGGAAGTCATAGGGGTGTTGAAGCAATAGGGAATAATGCATTAGTTATTTTAGAGGATACAAAAGTTAAGACGAGCGATGGGAAGGCAAGCATTTCTAGTTACGGCGGTGCAGGAGTTTTGATGAATGAAGGATCAGTTGATTTCACGAACAGTCATGGAGTTTCTTCAACGCTAGGTGGAGTGGTAACTCTTGAAGGTACTGCTATTACTGGAAAAGGTAAAGAAAAAAATCAGGAAAATTTTGCGGGTTTTTTTGTGGATGTAGGTGGTTCTGTTAAATTTAAGGGGACTGCTGATTTTACTGATGTTCACGGCATTTTATCAGAAAATACCGTCAATACTTTTAATTCAGTTCCGATATCTGAAGATTTGTCGAAGTATAGCCGTGTGACTGAGGTTAATCTCACATCTTCTTCTGTTACAGTGAATGGAGACATGTCCTACGGTATATATTTTCGGGGAGAAAAACCGTGGGATGAATATCGGAATAATGAGGATTCAAATGAGCAAAAAACTCCACCTAGATTGGAGGCTATTAATTTGAGAAGGACGAAGTTTTCCGTTCCAGACAGTATAGCTGTCTATAGTACCGATGCTACTTATGGTGTTGTTAATTTAATGCAAAGCGAACTTTCAGGAGATTCATTATTAAGAGTTGAGAAGGGCGCTTTGGTAAAAGTTTTAGCGAGTGCTTCTGTCCTTGAAGGGGGAGCCTATGTTGATGATCATTCTACTGCCGAGCTTTATTTAGGCGTTGGTTCGAAATGGATTTTAAAAGAGCGAGAAAGAGGTTCGCCTGAATCTGATCGTAAAAATGATTCATCTGTTTCATTAGTACTTCTTACGAATGACAGTTCCATTGATTTTAAAAAACCAGAATCTGCTCTAACTTACGATTATCAAACACTCCGCATTGGAAATGGGGTGGGCGAAGTTTATAGGGCGAAGGATGGTGCGCATATTTATTTGAATACGTATCTGAATGAAGGGGGCGCTCTTAAAGACCAAAAAACTGACCGGCTTTTAATTCATGGTGATGCTGCTGGGAAAACGACAGTACATGTGCGCAGCATTTCAGAAAGTCCAGGGGGATATACGGGCAATGGTGGAAATGATCAAGGGATTTCCATCATTCAGGTTTCTGGAACAGCAAACGAAGATTCTTTTCAGCTAGATGGTGGTTATGTCGCGCTGCACGGAACACCTTATCAGTATAAGCTTTATGCTTATGGTCCAGAATCCACTTTAGGAGGATCGAGTTCTCATCAAAGATTAGTTAAAGGTGAGGGAGATTTTTGGGATTTTCGCCTTGAAAATCAATATCTTGACTCTGGTCCTCGTCCAGAGCCAGAGCCAGAGCCAGAGCCAGAGCCAGAGCCAGAGCCAGAGCCAGAGCCAGAGGGTCGTCCTTTCCCTCCTGTTGAACCGGGAGTTAAGGATGTTGTTCCGCAAGTTCCGACTTATTTGCTGTTACCAAATAGCTTATTCCATGCTGGTTTGGTGAATATTAGCAACCAAAATAAGCATTTGGAGAGACTGCGGGCCACTTCTGGTGGAATGCCAAGAATTCATGAAAACCCTGCTTTATTCTTGCGTGGCTATGCTGGTCATTACCGTTATTCCTCAAATCTTTCCGCCCTTGAATATGGTTACGGAGGGGAGCTTGGTTATAATGCACTTGAGGCAGGTGTTTTGCTCAAAACAATCGAGAATGCTTATAGTAACACATTTTTTGGAGTTATAGGGGCTTATGAGAGACTTTCTTTGCAGCCTTTAGCTGTTGAACAAAGCCAAAAAAGCGCATTTGATAAATGGTCAGTGACAGCCTATGGTACCATGCAGTATGATGCCGGCTTTTATGTGGATGGTCTTCTCTCTTATGGTTTGTTTAAGGGTGATGTCCTGACTCTTGCACGTGGCAAGACGGCAACATTAAAGGGAAATCCGCTCAGTGTTTCATTGACAGGTGGTCAGTCATTTGCAACTGGATATGAAGGATTTGTTTTTGATCCCCAAGTCCAGGTTGTTTATCAGCATCTCCGGATTAATCCGGCCCGTGATATTGACAACTTTGAGATTGAGCTTGGAAAACTTGATCAATGGGCGATGCGTGTGGGTGGCCGTTTAACAAAGACCTTTCCTGTAACCGATGAGGCACGTGTTGTTTCCTTCTATAGTAAGTTTTACCTTGCGCATGGATTTGATGGAAAGCAATCAGTCCATTTCAAAGATGCTTTCCAATTAGGTGCTTTTGGTTCTTCTTTAGAAGCTGGATTAGGTTTTAATGCTCGATTGTCTTCAAAGTTTGCCCTTCATGGTGATCTTGTTTATCAGCATAAGCTTAGCAAGGCTGGTTTTTCTGGAACGAGTTTTGTGGGGGGACTTCGTTATCAGTTTTAG
- a CDS encoding autotransporter outer membrane beta-barrel domain-containing protein has translation MINVFKNRTHLYALTTSVLFFLQGVDISVGNASSPKASSTYECKAEVSDKQQRAPVLCDGTNGSSPLAITGGSIKAKKYNDYAVHAEGGAVISVKEVSIDFGVDDTASSDSAGRSDSTDMDSIVTFGISGGAVFSDNGYTGGTAINLEKSHIEGFFYGLRSEEQGKISMKGGSITETYIGGVANSESSIVLDGVDIEVIGIGLVSNDKSSIIMRSGSIDFSGDGIGVMSTDMGFVQLNGVDVTMFSRLAKLSQGRGEGAIDSYIEPDRYVLLSSGGAISFNNGNINISDAAVLLVDKNFQNTLSESIETDLDLFTNISGDEEEDEEGTQRTERSVRAEVGGLDGVYHLNSHVDENDEDNGIFFVQVDPAILNDIASFGHDVTEVLKAANHEGGLDVLDLSASVKSSVVKVNGKRSYGIYFRSSDSENMLNLARGDGLSAGYSDGVKESNDSYEGGIRTVLLKNSRLRVPDGVAIYGDNFGGYVIVKDESTLSGGLLLKAEAGSDLSVFVHDSVIAGAARIDENSHARLFLSGGSEWHLTKSVYSSDFGNSDADCIDSCISSMRLVNSNIRFFLSSESEESETSKHGEKGRGNNKYRTLRIGNGKGTVYSAHGRSSIYFNADLMSSDADSVQISDRLLIHGDVSGTTFVHVHSVSDSTSSEKVDQPNSVSIIQVYGSARENSFQLDSGYVTLNSAPYQYTLRAYGPNSHQESSSGSASMFFDPKLKQTNTQFWDYRLESQSVVLASAGAQSEGIPVMTGGAQTISVVSPVSETLLARSEGDSGVSTSILSNSLDSDGAQAIPVASTISETSELRTPQPTSLARSEEEDSDINTLVSLNPLDSEDFDSSENSESLLGSGEASDVVDYVIIGPDGKTVVAEYSETPSGESIVTSGASLSENVESNPSSKAPDTVPTVIQSSGPRGRVLLTTSARSETLPIAPSTTSPVQPVLSAASETSPVTRGSDVSTFANVGGRAVSPTCDYTGSIGRVRRDVTGSEHTSYSCSDGKSHTISGATLRVSDSSQHSVSVGEKTNLKMENVVIIGAVSSDSKNQIDLNTLRPVSAVLAEKDAEIVLNKESTIQSSQIGLEAQSGGKVKMTNGTINADYAGVFVGAGSSVQLDTTDISMKSQAMAGLASNGGEITMSSGTITLTDGIAVRSELGGNVKLDKVNITAKKGQIESASTEVPGRAAFLLSDRGSVDFTNGNVVTDATGLWFMDVNGSVETGASRRRRSSDVAPSMNRAYIDSSNIKVEGDSSYGIYFNGMARVAERNQNRVSEEIVSESVGHPVNGSSVFSPEQTLVGITGTALLKKTNFEVPKSVAIYGNNSGGLVSIQKKTFLSGDLLLKSENNSNILVWVDDSVIAGGARVDENSTAKLGLTNNSKWSLLRPKHEKLQELGSLGDSSISALNLINSSLSFEKPESNTADSYQTLRIGKGVGAVYNAQGNAHIYFNARLNPNDSSDAQVTDRLLIHGDVSGKTVVHVKGVSGSVGENNPSDKIAHSVSIIQVYGKAEKDSFQLNGDYVALEDSPYKYTLRSYAPKATSTKDHVDERFMKDGGEFWNFRLENQYVEVSDSAYTSTVSKNRFPEQAVRSVVPQVPTYLLLPNSLFHAGLVNISNQNKHLERLRATSGGMPRIHENPALFLRGYAGHYRYSSNLSALEYGYGGELGYNALEAGVLLKTIENAYSNTFFGVIGAYERLSLQPLAVEQSQKSAFDKWSVTAYGTMQYDAGFYVDGLLSYGLFKGDVLTLARGKTATLKGNPLSVSLTGGQSFATGYEGFVFDPQVQVVYQHLRINPARDIDNFEIELGKLDQWAMRVGGRLTKTFPVTDEARVVSFYSKFYLAHGFDGKQSVHFKDAFQLGAFGSSLEAGLGFNARLSSKFALHGDLVYQHKLSKAGFSGTSFVGGLRYQF, from the coding sequence ATGATTAACGTATTTAAAAATCGTACCCATTTATATGCTCTTACAACAAGCGTTCTCTTCTTTTTACAAGGTGTGGATATTTCTGTGGGGAATGCTAGTTCTCCTAAGGCGTCATCTACCTATGAGTGTAAAGCTGAGGTTAGTGATAAGCAGCAAAGAGCTCCTGTTTTGTGTGATGGCACTAATGGCAGTAGTCCACTCGCAATAACAGGAGGTAGTATTAAAGCGAAAAAATATAATGACTATGCTGTACATGCAGAGGGAGGGGCAGTTATTAGTGTGAAAGAAGTATCGATTGATTTTGGGGTGGACGATACAGCTTCTAGTGATTCTGCTGGTCGTTCTGATTCTACAGATATGGATAGTATAGTTACTTTTGGTATTTCAGGAGGTGCTGTATTTTCAGATAATGGCTATACAGGTGGTACAGCGATTAATTTGGAGAAATCACATATTGAAGGTTTTTTTTATGGGCTTCGAAGTGAAGAACAGGGAAAGATCAGTATGAAAGGTGGATCTATTACAGAAACTTATATAGGGGGGGTGGCTAATTCGGAATCGTCTATTGTTTTGGATGGCGTGGATATTGAAGTCATTGGAATCGGTCTGGTGAGCAATGATAAATCTTCAATAATAATGCGATCTGGGTCGATTGATTTTAGCGGTGATGGGATAGGGGTTATGTCGACAGATATGGGATTTGTTCAATTGAACGGAGTTGATGTTACTATGTTCTCTCGCCTTGCTAAGTTGAGTCAAGGAAGAGGAGAAGGAGCTATAGATTCTTATATTGAGCCTGACCGTTACGTTTTATTATCGAGTGGAGGTGCTATTTCCTTTAATAATGGCAATATCAATATTTCCGATGCTGCTGTGCTGTTGGTTGATAAAAATTTCCAGAATACTCTCAGTGAAAGTATTGAAACAGATTTAGATCTTTTCACTAATATAAGTGGAGATGAAGAAGAAGATGAAGAAGGAACTCAACGTACTGAACGTTCAGTCAGAGCCGAAGTGGGTGGACTAGATGGTGTTTACCATCTTAATTCTCATGTTGATGAGAATGATGAGGATAACGGCATCTTCTTTGTTCAGGTCGATCCTGCCATTCTCAATGATATTGCTTCTTTTGGGCATGACGTTACAGAAGTTTTAAAGGCTGCGAACCATGAAGGGGGCCTTGATGTTTTAGATTTGAGCGCCAGTGTCAAATCTTCAGTTGTTAAGGTCAACGGTAAAAGATCTTATGGTATATATTTTCGTAGTTCAGATTCAGAAAATATGTTAAATTTGGCTAGAGGAGATGGCCTTTCTGCTGGATACAGTGATGGTGTTAAAGAAAGCAATGACAGTTATGAAGGTGGAATACGTACGGTTCTTTTGAAAAATAGTCGTCTCAGAGTTCCAGATGGTGTGGCCATTTATGGTGATAATTTTGGTGGTTACGTCATTGTGAAAGACGAATCAACTCTTTCGGGTGGTTTGTTGTTAAAAGCTGAAGCTGGTTCCGATCTGTCAGTTTTTGTTCATGACTCTGTAATCGCAGGTGCTGCTCGCATTGATGAAAATTCTCATGCTAGGCTTTTTTTATCCGGTGGGTCAGAGTGGCATTTAACGAAGAGTGTATATAGCAGCGATTTTGGAAATTCAGATGCGGATTGTATAGATTCATGTATTTCATCTATGAGACTTGTAAATAGTAATATTAGATTTTTTCTTTCTTCAGAAAGTGAAGAGAGTGAAACAAGTAAACATGGTGAAAAAGGTCGCGGTAATAATAAGTATCGAACCCTGCGCATTGGAAATGGAAAGGGCACGGTTTATAGTGCTCATGGGCGTTCTAGCATTTACTTTAATGCAGATCTGATGTCTAGCGATGCGGATAGTGTTCAAATCTCTGATAGACTTTTAATTCATGGCGATGTTTCTGGAACAACTTTCGTGCACGTGCATTCTGTTTCAGATAGCACCTCATCAGAAAAGGTGGATCAACCTAACAGTGTTTCGATTATTCAAGTTTATGGAAGTGCAAGGGAAAATTCTTTCCAGCTGGATAGTGGGTATGTTACGTTAAATAGTGCACCTTATCAATACACTCTTCGTGCTTATGGTCCAAATTCTCATCAAGAATCTTCTTCGGGTTCAGCCTCGATGTTTTTCGATCCTAAATTGAAGCAAACGAATACACAGTTTTGGGATTACCGTTTAGAGAGTCAGTCTGTGGTTTTAGCTTCTGCAGGTGCACAAAGTGAAGGGATTCCTGTTATGACAGGTGGAGCTCAAACTATTTCTGTTGTTTCCCCCGTATCTGAAACTTTATTAGCGAGATCTGAAGGAGATAGTGGTGTTAGTACGTCAATTTTGTCAAATTCTTTAGATTCTGATGGAGCTCAAGCCATTCCTGTTGCTTCGACCATATCTGAGACTTCTGAGTTAAGAACTCCTCAACCTACTTCATTAGCGAGATCTGAAGAAGAAGATAGTGATATTAATACGTTAGTTTCTTTAAATCCTTTAGATTCTGAGGACTTTGATTCATCCGAGAATTCTGAATCACTTTTGGGATCTGGAGAGGCTTCTGATGTTGTTGATTATGTTATTATAGGACCTGATGGAAAAACTGTTGTAGCAGAGTATAGTGAAACGCCTAGTGGTGAATCTATAGTTACATCTGGGGCTTCTCTATCTGAAAATGTAGAGTCTAATCCTTCCTCCAAGGCACCTGATACTGTTCCTACTGTAATTCAGAGTTCTGGACCGAGAGGACGGGTTCTACTTACCACATCTGCGAGATCTGAAACATTACCCATTGCGCCTTCGACTACTTCTCCTGTGCAACCTGTTCTCTCTGCTGCATCTGAGACATCTCCTGTAACTAGGGGATCTGATGTATCTACTTTTGCAAATGTTGGTGGACGAGCTGTTTCTCCTACGTGTGATTATACGGGAAGTATAGGGAGAGTGAGAAGAGATGTTACAGGGAGTGAGCATACTTCTTATTCGTGCAGTGATGGAAAATCACATACAATAAGTGGTGCTACACTGAGAGTAAGTGATAGCAGTCAGCATTCTGTAAGTGTAGGAGAGAAGACAAACCTTAAGATGGAGAATGTGGTTATTATTGGTGCGGTTTCTTCTGATAGTAAGAATCAAATTGATCTTAATACATTACGGCCTGTGAGTGCTGTGCTTGCAGAAAAAGATGCAGAAATTGTTTTGAATAAGGAATCAACTATTCAATCTTCCCAAATTGGGCTTGAGGCTCAAAGTGGTGGAAAAGTCAAAATGACTAATGGGACGATCAATGCTGATTATGCAGGTGTTTTTGTGGGGGCTGGTTCATCTGTTCAATTGGATACTACAGATATTAGCATGAAATCACAAGCTATGGCTGGTTTGGCGAGTAATGGCGGTGAGATAACCATGAGCTCTGGGACTATTACTCTTACGGATGGAATAGCTGTCAGGTCAGAGTTGGGGGGAAATGTTAAATTAGACAAAGTTAACATTACTGCAAAAAAAGGACAAATAGAGTCAGCTTCTACAGAAGTACCTGGACGTGCAGCTTTTTTGTTGAGCGATCGTGGCTCTGTTGATTTTACTAATGGGAATGTTGTTACTGATGCCACTGGTTTGTGGTTTATGGATGTTAATGGTTCCGTTGAGACGGGTGCTTCCAGGAGAAGAAGATCTTCTGACGTTGCTCCTTCTATGAATCGCGCTTATATCGACTCTTCTAATATTAAAGTGGAAGGTGATAGTTCCTACGGTATATATTTTAATGGGATGGCACGAGTCGCTGAGCGGAATCAGAATAGGGTCTCAGAGGAAATTGTATCAGAGTCAGTGGGACATCCTGTAAATGGAAGTTCTGTATTTTCACCAGAGCAAACACTTGTAGGTATAACGGGTACAGCTTTATTGAAAAAAACTAATTTCGAAGTTCCAAAGAGTGTAGCTATTTATGGTAATAATTCTGGTGGTCTTGTTTCTATACAAAAGAAAACATTTCTCTCTGGAGATTTATTATTAAAATCTGAAAATAACTCTAATATATTGGTTTGGGTGGATGACTCTGTTATTGCAGGGGGAGCTCGTGTTGATGAAAATTCTACTGCCAAATTGGGATTAACAAATAATTCAAAATGGTCTTTATTGCGGCCGAAACATGAGAAATTGCAAGAATTGGGCTCTTTAGGTGATTCATCAATTTCAGCGCTAAATCTTATTAATAGTTCTCTTTCTTTTGAAAAACCAGAATCCAATACAGCTGATAGTTATCAGACACTTCGTATCGGAAAAGGCGTGGGGGCTGTTTATAATGCGCAAGGTAATGCACATATTTATTTCAATGCACGTCTGAATCCTAATGATTCGAGTGATGCTCAAGTGACCGACCGTCTCTTAATTCATGGTGATGTCTCTGGAAAAACTGTAGTGCATGTAAAAGGCGTTTCGGGAAGTGTGGGAGAAAACAACCCTAGCGATAAAATAGCGCATAGTGTTTCTATTATTCAGGTTTATGGAAAAGCGGAGAAAGATTCTTTCCAACTGAATGGTGATTATGTCGCGCTAGAGGATTCCCCTTACAAATATACTCTTCGTTCTTACGCTCCAAAAGCCACTTCAACTAAAGACCATGTTGATGAAAGATTTATGAAGGATGGTGGGGAATTTTGGAATTTCCGTCTAGAAAATCAATATGTTGAAGTAAGTGATTCTGCGTATACTTCTACGGTTTCTAAAAATAGATTTCCTGAACAGGCTGTAAGATCTGTTGTTCCGCAAGTTCCGACTTATTTGCTGTTACCAAATAGCTTATTCCATGCTGGTTTGGTGAATATTAGCAACCAAAATAAGCATTTGGAGAGACTGCGGGCCACTTCTGGTGGAATGCCAAGAATTCATGAAAACCCTGCTTTATTCTTGCGTGGCTATGCTGGTCATTACCGTTATTCCTCAAATCTTTCCGCCCTTGAATATGGTTACGGAGGGGAGCTTGGTTATAATGCACTTGAGGCAGGTGTTTTGCTCAAAACAATCGAGAATGCTTATAGTAACACATTTTTTGGAGTTATAGGGGCTTATGAGAGACTTTCTTTGCAGCCTTTAGCTGTTGAACAAAGCCAAAAAAGCGCATTTGATAAATGGTCAGTGACAGCCTATGGTACCATGCAGTATGATGCCGGCTTTTATGTGGATGGTCTTCTCTCTTATGGTTTGTTTAAGGGTGATGTCCTGACTCTTGCACGTGGCAAGACGGCAACATTAAAGGGAAATCCGCTCAGTGTTTCATTGACAGGTGGTCAGTCATTTGCAACTGGATATGAAGGATTTGTTTTTGATCCCCAAGTCCAGGTTGTTTATCAGCATCTCCGGATTAATCCGGCCCGTGATATTGACAACTTTGAGATTGAGCTTGGAAAACTTGATCAATGGGCGATGCGTGTGGGTGGCCGTTTAACAAAGACCTTTCCTGTAACCGATGAGGCACGTGTTGTTTCCTTCTATAGTAAGTTTTACCTTGCGCATGGATTTGATGGAAAGCAATCAGTCCATTTCAAAGATGCTTTCCAATTAGGTGCTTTTGGTTCTTCTTTAGAAGCTGGATTAGGTTTTAATGCTCGATTGTCTTCAAAGTTTGCCCTTCATGGTGATCTTGTTTATCAGCATAAGCTTAGCAAGGCTGGTTTTTCTGGAACGAGTTTTGTGGGGGGACTTCGTTATCAGTTTTAG
- a CDS encoding siderophore ABC transporter substrate-binding protein — translation MIKYLKWVTSVLVVAINFATFSWANVNAENVIINHVSGTTTVPISPQKVIVFDLASLDNMNRLGIKAIVGVPEGKKPAYLQQFDDAKYEKIGTLFEPNYEKIATLQPDLIIISSRTQAKYKDLSKIAPTIDLTIGNQNSLKDIIRNVSIFGKIFGKEKEAEEEIAELNENLAEVRKNIQGKGTGLILMTSGGKISALGPQSRFDILHSAFGIAPATDKLIVQKHGQPISPEFILETNPDWLLVIDRDAAIGREGQSAAQLLNNELVQRTIAGKQNQIIYLDSWSWYRASGGLTGLNETVQQLNKAFTTSK, via the coding sequence ATGATCAAATATCTGAAATGGGTAACTTCTGTCTTGGTTGTTGCAATTAACTTTGCGACATTTTCGTGGGCAAATGTGAATGCAGAAAATGTGATCATTAATCATGTTTCAGGCACCACCACTGTTCCTATCTCTCCTCAAAAAGTTATTGTATTTGACCTTGCATCGCTTGATAATATGAACCGCCTTGGAATCAAAGCAATTGTCGGTGTTCCTGAAGGAAAAAAACCTGCTTATTTGCAACAATTTGATGATGCAAAATATGAAAAAATTGGCACCCTTTTTGAACCGAATTATGAAAAAATTGCCACCCTTCAACCTGACCTCATTATTATTTCATCACGGACTCAAGCTAAATATAAAGATTTATCCAAAATCGCTCCAACCATTGACCTTACAATAGGAAATCAGAACTCTCTTAAAGATATTATACGTAATGTGTCTATTTTTGGGAAAATTTTTGGTAAAGAAAAGGAAGCCGAGGAAGAAATTGCGGAACTTAACGAAAATTTAGCAGAAGTTCGTAAGAATATTCAAGGAAAGGGCACAGGGCTTATACTTATGACCTCTGGTGGAAAGATAAGTGCTTTAGGTCCCCAGTCACGTTTTGATATTTTGCATTCCGCATTCGGCATTGCTCCTGCAACCGATAAACTAATCGTGCAAAAACATGGACAACCTATTTCCCCTGAATTTATTCTCGAGACCAATCCTGATTGGCTATTGGTCATCGACCGAGATGCAGCAATTGGACGAGAAGGACAATCCGCAGCACAACTCCTTAATAATGAACTTGTTCAACGTACAATAGCTGGAAAGCAAAACCAAATTATTTATCTAGACTCTTGGAGTTGGTATCGAGCTAGTGGTGGTCTAACTGGGCTTAACGAAACAGTTCAACAACTTAATAAAGCCTTTACAACAAGCAAATAA